In Myxococcus virescens, one genomic interval encodes:
- a CDS encoding FAD-binding and (Fe-S)-binding domain-containing protein, which produces MRSTDAIQRTLSRLSRKRPAAHPLPGPQGGDVAVDVQGLEAALRRSVEGEVRFDNGSRALYATDASNYRQVPLGVVVPRSLDDVLATVRACREYDAPLLSRGGGTSLAGQCCNVAVVIDWTKYLGRVLEVDPGAKTARVQPGTILDHLRDTAEQYHLTFGPDPATHNHCTLGGMLGNNSCGSHAQMAGPVSHNVRALDVLTHDGLRMKVGPTSDAELEALIRAGGRRGDIYRKLRELRDRYAGEIRRRYPPIPRRISGYNLDALLPEHGFDVARALVGTEGTCVTILEATLKLVHSPPHRVVVMLGYPDIYIAGDHAHELAERFHPLALEGLDDELIHNVVLKGRTSQMESLHPMSSHAEFLDILPQGQGYLMLELGGDTREEALERAREMMEALRKGRGAPVDMRLYSDREHIEHAWKVREAGLGATARVPGKPDTCPGWEDSAVPPAKLGAYLRALRKLYDKYGYDASLYGHFGQACVHTRIDFDLTSSRGIQQYRAFIEEAVDLCVSMGGSMSGEHGDGQSRAEFLPRMFGPELVQAFREFKSIWDPQGKMNPGKVVDPNPIDQELRLGRDFRARTWKPRTHFKYPDDDGLLYRATERCVGVGKCRRDDGGTMCPSYMVTKEEKHTTRGRAHLLFEMLQGEVVKNGWRDDKVKESLELCLACKGCKGDCPVQVDLATYKAEFLSHYYQGHLRPRPAYAMGLIMLWARAAMRAPRLVNVLTGFPPTRMLLQRLAGMSTQRKLPRFAPESFQRWVARRPVSNQQGHQRVMLWPDTFNNHFFPETAAAALDVLEDAGFEVAVPQGFLCCGRPLYDFGMLTTAKWMLRRTLESLRREIEAGVPLVGLEPSCVSVFRDELRNLFPDWELATQLRRQTFLFSEFLARYAKDVPLPHMAKKAVVHGHCHHKSLFQMTDEKAVLDKLGLDYEIPETGCCGMAGSFGFEAGEKFTVSQQVGERVLLPKVRATPRDALVIADGFSCREQIAQNTNRRALHIAQVVQMAKAYGSTGPSGDFPERGWVTKGLGRPPLRRPRAAAVLGGLLLLGLRRLRTSRARPAPRRRLSRVYSG; this is translated from the coding sequence ATGCGCTCGACGGACGCCATCCAACGCACCCTCTCGCGGCTCTCGCGCAAGCGGCCCGCCGCCCATCCGCTCCCAGGTCCGCAGGGCGGTGATGTCGCCGTGGACGTCCAAGGGTTGGAGGCAGCGCTGCGCCGCTCCGTGGAGGGCGAGGTCCGCTTCGACAATGGGAGCCGTGCGCTCTACGCCACGGACGCCTCCAACTACCGGCAGGTCCCCCTAGGGGTCGTCGTCCCCCGCAGCCTCGACGACGTCCTCGCCACCGTGCGCGCCTGCCGCGAATACGACGCCCCCTTGCTGTCGCGCGGCGGAGGCACGAGCCTCGCCGGCCAGTGCTGCAACGTGGCCGTCGTCATCGACTGGACGAAGTACCTGGGCCGGGTGCTGGAGGTGGATCCCGGCGCGAAGACGGCCCGCGTTCAGCCCGGCACCATCCTGGACCACCTGCGCGACACGGCCGAGCAGTACCACCTCACCTTCGGCCCGGATCCCGCCACGCACAACCACTGCACCCTCGGCGGCATGCTGGGCAACAACTCGTGCGGCTCTCATGCCCAGATGGCCGGCCCCGTCTCGCACAACGTGCGGGCGCTGGACGTGCTCACCCACGACGGCCTGCGCATGAAGGTGGGTCCCACCAGCGACGCGGAGCTGGAAGCCCTCATCCGGGCCGGCGGCCGGCGCGGAGACATCTACCGCAAGCTGCGCGAGCTGAGAGACAGGTACGCGGGGGAGATTCGCCGCCGCTACCCGCCGATTCCGAGGCGCATCTCTGGCTACAACCTCGACGCGCTGCTGCCCGAACACGGCTTCGACGTGGCGCGCGCCCTGGTGGGCACCGAGGGCACGTGCGTCACCATCCTGGAGGCGACGTTGAAGCTCGTGCACAGCCCGCCGCACCGGGTGGTGGTGATGCTCGGCTATCCGGACATCTACATCGCTGGAGACCACGCCCATGAGCTCGCCGAGCGCTTCCACCCGCTCGCGCTGGAGGGGCTGGATGACGAACTCATCCACAACGTCGTCCTGAAGGGCCGAACCAGCCAGATGGAGTCACTCCATCCCATGAGCTCGCACGCCGAGTTCCTCGACATCCTCCCACAGGGCCAGGGCTACCTCATGCTGGAGCTCGGCGGCGACACGCGGGAGGAGGCACTCGAGCGGGCGCGCGAGATGATGGAGGCGCTGCGCAAGGGCCGCGGCGCTCCCGTGGACATGCGGCTGTATTCGGACAGGGAACACATCGAGCACGCGTGGAAGGTTCGCGAGGCGGGCCTGGGCGCCACCGCGCGTGTGCCCGGCAAGCCAGACACCTGTCCCGGATGGGAGGACTCAGCGGTGCCTCCCGCGAAGCTGGGGGCCTACCTGCGCGCCCTGCGCAAGCTGTACGACAAGTATGGATATGACGCTTCGCTCTATGGCCACTTCGGCCAGGCGTGCGTCCATACGCGCATCGACTTCGACCTCACCTCATCCAGAGGCATCCAGCAGTATCGCGCCTTCATCGAGGAAGCGGTGGACCTCTGCGTGTCCATGGGGGGCTCGATGTCCGGCGAGCACGGCGATGGCCAGTCACGCGCCGAGTTCCTCCCGCGCATGTTTGGCCCGGAGCTGGTGCAGGCCTTCCGCGAGTTCAAGAGCATCTGGGATCCGCAGGGGAAGATGAACCCGGGCAAGGTGGTGGACCCGAACCCCATCGACCAGGAGTTGCGCCTGGGCCGGGACTTCCGGGCGCGCACCTGGAAGCCGCGGACGCACTTCAAGTACCCGGACGACGACGGCCTGCTGTACCGAGCCACCGAGCGCTGCGTGGGCGTGGGCAAGTGCCGGCGGGACGACGGCGGCACCATGTGCCCCAGCTACATGGTGACGAAGGAGGAGAAGCACACCACGCGCGGCCGCGCTCACCTGCTCTTCGAGATGCTCCAGGGCGAGGTCGTCAAGAACGGCTGGCGCGACGACAAGGTGAAGGAGTCATTGGAGCTGTGCCTGGCGTGCAAGGGCTGCAAGGGCGACTGCCCGGTGCAGGTGGATCTGGCGACGTACAAGGCGGAGTTCCTGTCGCACTACTACCAGGGGCACCTGCGCCCGCGGCCCGCCTACGCCATGGGCCTCATCATGCTCTGGGCCCGCGCAGCCATGCGGGCCCCTCGACTGGTGAATGTCCTCACCGGTTTCCCACCGACCCGAATGCTGCTCCAGAGGCTGGCCGGCATGTCGACGCAGCGGAAGCTGCCGCGCTTCGCGCCCGAGTCCTTCCAGCGATGGGTGGCGCGCCGGCCGGTGTCGAACCAGCAGGGCCACCAGCGGGTGATGCTGTGGCCGGACACCTTCAACAACCACTTCTTTCCGGAGACGGCGGCCGCGGCGCTGGACGTGCTGGAGGACGCGGGCTTCGAGGTGGCGGTTCCCCAGGGGTTCCTGTGCTGCGGCCGGCCGCTCTACGACTTCGGCATGCTGACGACGGCGAAGTGGATGCTGCGGCGCACGCTGGAGAGCCTCCGCCGGGAGATTGAAGCGGGCGTGCCGCTGGTGGGTCTGGAGCCGAGCTGCGTGTCCGTCTTTCGAGATGAGCTGCGCAACCTCTTCCCGGATTGGGAGCTCGCCACACAGCTCCGCCGTCAGACGTTCCTCTTCAGCGAGTTCCTCGCCCGGTACGCGAAGGACGTGCCCCTGCCCCACATGGCGAAGAAGGCGGTGGTGCACGGCCACTGCCATCACAAGTCGCTCTTCCAGATGACAGACGAGAAGGCCGTGCTCGACAAGCTGGGGCTGGATTACGAAATCCCGGAGACGGGCTGCTGCGGCATGGCGGGCTCGTTCGGCTTTGAGGCCGGAGAGAAATTCACGGTCTCCCAGCAGGTGGGCGAGCGCGTGCTGCTGCCCAAGGTTCGCGCCACGCCTCGGGACGCGCTCGTCATCGCCGACGGCTTCAGTTGCCGGGAGCAGATTGCGCAGAACACGAACCGCCGGGCCCTGCACATCGCGCAGGTGGTGCAGATGGCCAAGGCGTACGGGAGCACGGGCCCCTCGGGCGATTTCCCCGAGCGTGGCTGGGTGACGAAGGGGCTGGGGCGGCCGCCGCTTCGGCGCCCGCGCGCCGCGGCGGTGCTGGGGGGCCTGCTGCTCCTGGGCCTGCGGCGACTGCGTACCTCGCGCGCCCGTCCGGCACCACGGCGCCGTCTGAGCCGTGTCTACAGCGGGTAG
- a CDS encoding thiamine pyrophosphate-requiring protein translates to MSATVADYLLYRLTQWGVRRLYGYPGDGINGIIGALGRTTELRFIQARHEEMAAFMACAHAKFTGEVGVCLATSGPGAIHLLNGLYDAKLDHQPVVAIVGQQARSALGGHYQQEVDLTTLFKDVASEYVTMVTKTSAVRHAIDRAVRIALHERSVTCVIIPNDVQELEYQKPPRKHGTVHSSVDFSPPCVIPQEKDLRRAAAVLNAGKKVSILIGAGAMNAANEVVEVADLLGAGVAKALLGKAVLPDALPFVTGAIGLLGTKPSWDMMMDCDTLLMVGTSFPYSEFLPPEGQARGVQIDIDGRMLAIRYPMEVALAGDSKETLRALIPMLQRKQDRSWREQLEKGIRQWWKMLESQAMNSADPINPQRVFWELSPKLPDGVILTADSGSGTNWFARDLKMRKGMLASLSGNLATMGCSMPYAIGAKFAFPHRPVLAMVGDGAMQMNGNAELVTVAKYWKEWKDPRFIVLVLNNRDLNQVTWEQRVMAGDPKTPATQTLPDFPYARYAESLGLRGVRVDRPEQIARAWDEALSANRPVLLEAYTDPDVPPLPPHITFEQARHFAAALLEGDEDTAGVIKQSLKGMVDKLLPHKG, encoded by the coding sequence ATGAGCGCTACCGTCGCCGATTATCTGCTCTACCGCCTGACCCAGTGGGGCGTCCGCCGGCTCTATGGCTATCCGGGCGATGGCATCAACGGCATCATCGGCGCGCTGGGGCGTACCACCGAGCTCCGGTTCATCCAGGCGCGCCACGAGGAGATGGCCGCCTTCATGGCGTGCGCGCACGCGAAGTTCACGGGGGAGGTGGGCGTCTGCCTGGCCACCTCCGGCCCTGGTGCCATCCACCTGCTCAATGGGCTCTACGACGCCAAGCTGGACCACCAGCCCGTGGTGGCCATTGTCGGCCAGCAGGCACGCTCGGCCCTGGGGGGGCATTACCAGCAGGAGGTGGACCTCACCACGCTCTTCAAGGACGTGGCCAGCGAGTACGTCACCATGGTGACGAAGACCTCCGCCGTCCGCCACGCCATCGACCGGGCAGTGCGAATCGCGCTGCACGAACGCTCCGTGACGTGCGTCATCATCCCGAACGACGTGCAGGAGCTGGAGTACCAGAAACCTCCGCGGAAACACGGCACCGTCCACTCCAGCGTGGACTTCAGCCCGCCGTGCGTCATTCCCCAGGAGAAGGACCTGCGCCGCGCCGCCGCCGTGCTCAACGCCGGCAAGAAGGTGTCCATCCTCATCGGCGCAGGTGCGATGAACGCCGCCAACGAGGTGGTGGAGGTGGCCGACCTGTTGGGCGCTGGGGTGGCCAAGGCGCTGCTGGGCAAGGCGGTGCTGCCGGACGCGCTGCCGTTCGTGACGGGCGCCATCGGCCTGCTGGGGACGAAGCCCTCGTGGGACATGATGATGGACTGCGACACGCTGCTGATGGTGGGCACGAGCTTCCCGTACTCGGAGTTCCTCCCACCCGAGGGGCAGGCGCGCGGCGTGCAGATCGACATCGACGGTCGCATGCTCGCCATCCGCTACCCCATGGAGGTGGCGCTCGCGGGGGACAGCAAGGAGACGCTGCGCGCGCTGATTCCCATGCTTCAGCGCAAGCAGGACCGGAGCTGGCGCGAGCAGCTCGAGAAGGGCATCCGCCAGTGGTGGAAGATGCTGGAGTCGCAGGCGATGAATTCGGCCGACCCCATCAACCCCCAGCGCGTCTTCTGGGAGCTGAGCCCCAAGCTGCCCGACGGCGTCATCCTGACCGCGGACTCGGGCTCGGGGACGAACTGGTTCGCTCGCGACTTGAAGATGCGCAAGGGGATGCTGGCGTCGCTGTCGGGCAACCTCGCCACCATGGGCTGCAGCATGCCGTACGCGATTGGGGCGAAGTTCGCATTCCCACACCGGCCGGTGCTCGCCATGGTGGGTGACGGCGCGATGCAGATGAACGGCAACGCGGAGCTCGTCACCGTGGCGAAGTACTGGAAGGAGTGGAAGGACCCGCGCTTCATCGTCCTGGTGCTCAACAACCGCGACCTCAACCAGGTGACGTGGGAGCAGCGTGTCATGGCCGGTGACCCGAAGACGCCGGCCACGCAGACGCTGCCGGACTTCCCCTACGCGCGCTACGCGGAGTCGCTGGGCCTGCGCGGCGTGCGCGTGGACCGCCCCGAGCAGATTGCCCGCGCCTGGGACGAGGCGCTCTCCGCGAACAGGCCCGTGCTGCTGGAGGCCTACACGGACCCCGACGTACCGCCGCTGCCGCCGCACATCACCTTCGAGCAGGCCCGGCACTTCGCCGCGGCGCTCCTGGAGGGGGACGAGGACACGGCGGGCGTCATCAAGCAATCCCTCAAGGGCATGGTGGACAAGCTCCTCCCGCACAAGGGGTAG
- a CDS encoding DUF4082 domain-containing protein: MTPSKPRPNWVARQPRAHALALLAAVLLALPTAARAQPTYTLFAPSSTPAVPSVTNDFAPVELGVKFQSDIEGDILGIRFYKGPANTGTHVGSLWSAAGARLAFATFTSETATGWQEVMFATPVRISANTTYIASYHAPGGAYGFTSAGLASAVDAPPLHALAGATSGGNGVFTYGAAGSFPTTSFGDSNYWVDVVFRPAEPVTLWPATATPAVASVTNDSDPVELGVKFKTNVSGNVLGVRFYKGAANTGTHVGSLWSANGQRLAFATFTSETATGWQEVTFSTPVAIAANTTYVASYHAPAGAYAFDNGGLASGQDTPPLFALPGSTSGGNGVFTYGAAGSFPINSFGNSNYWVDVVFQATGAPPPTQPPDNTFRIFAPTTTPGTATTPDTAAIEVGVKFRSDVDGQVTGVRFYKGSGNNGTHVGNLWSATGQPLASATFTNETAIGWQEVTFSSPVAITAGTTYVASYFAPLGGYSFDSNGLATGVDAPPLHALPGATTSGGNGVFAYASSSTFPNGSHQNSNYWVDVVFEPYGPPPRPGVHGAGPVLVATAPGNPFTDYLREILEAEGIAAFATTDAGNLGVSVSLDDYKVLVLGEQTLSAAQVTLITDWVTAGGSLIALRPAANLQSLLGLNASQGTQANGYILVNDTQAPGTGITAESMQYHGLADKRTVATGTRTVATLYSDATTATTFTAVSQRTVGSGTATAFMYDLAKSVIYTRQGNPAWQGQNRDGSSIGPGARASDMFYGNASFDPQPDWVNLAKVQIPQADEQQRLLANVLHQTSTTPLPRLWYFPNAKKAVVVMTGDGHPGGATTQRWNQYLADSPTGCSVDDWECIRGTVYDYVGGLSATQANTYVAQGFEYALHINTGCADYTANTLDPNFFTPQLASFASAFPAVPAPVTNRTHCIAFSDWSTQPKVSRLHGIRLDTNYYYWPDYWVQDRPGMFTGSGLAMRFADLDGTPLDVYQLATQMTDESGQSYPLHIDTLLGNALGSKGYYGAFNANMHVDSQPSAGSSGSAAIIASAKRDGVPVITAKQLLEWLDAREATQVSTVAFTGTVLTFNLTSPARNLSLMVPTRTTTGRTLLSVTRAGSAVTTVTRTIKGVDFAFIDGALAGTYTATYN; this comes from the coding sequence ATGACACCCTCGAAGCCACGGCCCAACTGGGTCGCGAGGCAGCCACGCGCCCACGCGCTGGCGCTGCTCGCGGCCGTCTTGCTCGCGCTGCCCACCGCCGCGCGCGCCCAGCCGACATACACGCTGTTCGCCCCCTCCTCCACCCCCGCTGTCCCCTCTGTCACCAATGACTTCGCCCCGGTGGAGTTGGGCGTGAAGTTCCAGTCCGACATCGAGGGAGACATCCTCGGCATCCGCTTCTACAAGGGCCCCGCCAACACCGGCACCCACGTGGGAAGTCTCTGGAGCGCCGCTGGCGCGCGCCTCGCCTTCGCCACCTTCACTTCCGAGACGGCCACCGGCTGGCAGGAGGTGATGTTCGCCACGCCCGTGCGCATCAGCGCCAACACCACGTACATCGCCTCGTACCACGCGCCCGGCGGAGCCTACGGCTTCACCAGCGCGGGACTGGCCTCGGCCGTGGACGCCCCTCCACTCCACGCACTCGCGGGCGCCACCAGCGGCGGCAACGGCGTCTTCACCTACGGCGCCGCGGGCTCCTTCCCCACCACCAGCTTCGGCGACTCCAACTACTGGGTGGACGTCGTCTTCCGCCCAGCTGAGCCCGTCACCCTGTGGCCTGCCACCGCCACGCCCGCCGTCGCCTCCGTCACCAATGACTCCGATCCCGTGGAGTTGGGCGTGAAGTTCAAGACGAACGTGAGCGGCAACGTGCTGGGCGTGCGCTTCTACAAGGGCGCCGCCAACACCGGCACCCACGTGGGAAGCCTCTGGAGCGCCAACGGGCAGCGCCTGGCCTTCGCCACCTTCACGTCCGAAACGGCTACCGGCTGGCAGGAGGTGACGTTCTCCACCCCTGTCGCCATCGCCGCCAACACCACCTACGTCGCCTCGTACCACGCCCCCGCCGGCGCCTACGCCTTCGACAACGGTGGCCTCGCCAGCGGTCAGGACACCCCGCCCCTCTTCGCGCTGCCCGGCAGCACCAGCGGCGGCAACGGCGTCTTCACCTACGGCGCCGCGGGCTCCTTCCCCATCAACAGCTTCGGCAACTCCAATTACTGGGTGGACGTCGTCTTCCAGGCCACCGGCGCACCGCCCCCGACGCAGCCCCCGGACAACACCTTCCGCATCTTCGCCCCCACCACCACGCCCGGCACCGCCACCACCCCTGACACCGCCGCCATCGAAGTGGGCGTGAAGTTCCGCTCGGACGTAGACGGACAGGTGACGGGCGTGCGCTTCTACAAGGGCAGCGGCAACAACGGCACCCACGTAGGCAATCTGTGGAGCGCCACGGGCCAGCCGCTCGCCTCCGCCACCTTCACCAACGAGACGGCTATCGGCTGGCAGGAGGTGACGTTCTCCTCTCCCGTCGCCATCACCGCCGGCACCACCTACGTGGCGTCGTACTTCGCGCCGCTCGGCGGCTACTCGTTCGACAGCAACGGCCTGGCCACCGGAGTGGACGCCCCTCCGCTGCACGCCCTGCCCGGCGCCACCACCTCGGGCGGCAACGGCGTCTTCGCCTACGCCTCATCGTCCACGTTCCCCAACGGCAGCCACCAGAACTCCAACTACTGGGTGGACGTCGTCTTCGAGCCCTACGGACCGCCGCCCCGTCCGGGCGTCCACGGCGCGGGCCCCGTGCTGGTGGCCACCGCTCCCGGCAACCCCTTCACCGATTACCTGCGCGAAATCCTGGAGGCCGAGGGCATCGCCGCCTTCGCCACCACGGATGCCGGCAACCTGGGCGTCTCCGTCTCCCTCGATGACTACAAGGTGCTGGTGCTCGGCGAGCAGACGCTGAGCGCGGCCCAGGTGACGCTCATCACCGACTGGGTCACCGCCGGCGGCAGCCTCATCGCCCTGCGGCCCGCGGCGAACCTCCAGTCGTTGCTCGGACTCAATGCCTCTCAGGGCACGCAGGCCAATGGCTACATCCTGGTCAACGACACCCAGGCCCCGGGCACGGGCATCACCGCGGAGTCGATGCAGTACCACGGGCTCGCGGACAAGCGCACCGTCGCCACTGGCACGCGCACCGTCGCCACGCTCTACTCGGATGCCACCACCGCGACGACGTTCACCGCCGTCAGCCAGCGCACCGTGGGCAGCGGCACCGCCACCGCCTTCATGTATGACCTGGCGAAGTCCGTCATCTACACACGACAGGGCAACCCGGCCTGGCAGGGACAGAACCGGGACGGCTCCTCCATTGGCCCCGGAGCGCGCGCCAGCGACATGTTCTACGGCAACGCGTCCTTCGACCCGCAGCCGGATTGGGTGAACCTGGCCAAGGTCCAGATTCCCCAGGCGGACGAGCAGCAGCGCCTGCTCGCCAACGTGCTGCACCAGACGAGCACCACGCCGCTGCCGCGCCTCTGGTACTTCCCCAACGCCAAGAAGGCTGTCGTGGTGATGACGGGCGACGGACACCCGGGTGGCGCCACCACCCAGCGCTGGAACCAGTACCTCGCGGACAGCCCCACCGGATGCAGCGTGGACGACTGGGAGTGCATCCGAGGCACCGTCTACGACTACGTGGGCGGACTGAGCGCCACCCAGGCCAACACCTACGTGGCCCAGGGCTTCGAGTACGCCCTGCACATCAACACCGGCTGCGCGGACTACACGGCCAACACGCTGGACCCGAACTTCTTCACCCCGCAGCTCGCCAGCTTCGCGTCCGCCTTCCCCGCCGTCCCCGCGCCCGTCACCAACCGCACGCACTGCATCGCGTTCAGCGATTGGTCCACCCAGCCCAAGGTGTCGCGCCTGCACGGCATCCGCCTGGACACCAACTACTATTACTGGCCCGACTACTGGGTGCAGGACCGCCCGGGCATGTTCACCGGCTCCGGCCTGGCCATGCGCTTCGCGGACCTGGATGGCACTCCGCTGGACGTCTACCAGCTCGCCACGCAGATGACGGACGAGTCCGGCCAGTCCTACCCGCTGCACATCGACACGCTGCTGGGCAACGCGCTGGGCTCCAAGGGCTACTACGGCGCCTTCAACGCCAACATGCACGTCGACTCGCAGCCGTCGGCCGGCTCCTCCGGCTCGGCCGCCATCATCGCGTCCGCCAAGCGTGACGGCGTGCCGGTCATCACCGCGAAGCAACTGCTGGAGTGGCTCGATGCCCGCGAGGCCACCCAGGTGTCCACCGTGGCCTTCACCGGCACGGTGCTCACCTTCAACCTCACGAGCCCCGCGCGCAACCTGTCCCTCATGGTGCCCACCCGCACCACGACGGGCCGCACGCTGCTGTCCGTCACCCGCGCGGGCTCCGCCGTAACCACGGTGACGCGCACCATCAAGGGCGTGGACTTCGCCTTCATCGACGGCGCGCTGGCCGGCACCTACACCGCCACCTACAACTGA
- a CDS encoding DUF1036 domain-containing protein, with product MGGGGILATRASNAGAFESNGILEIDPVGEFGAQPSAGIVHGNRQLVELTEFNSVNESPGLIQRIHSTVPGSMAHSPIANLDGSTKAIDRHLRFRNSYGSIIWICIAFPDSVNCGGHLGEHATRGWWAIGLNQEVYVLKTQSRWVYYFAEAEDGAVWAGEDLSACVLRTSPFDNCKEHCLFGDRRVGMRGKTFYSDTLIVNLVR from the coding sequence ATGGGCGGTGGCGGCATCCTCGCTACGCGGGCCTCCAATGCAGGCGCATTCGAGAGCAATGGTATTCTGGAGATCGACCCAGTCGGAGAGTTCGGCGCTCAGCCCTCGGCCGGAATCGTACATGGCAACCGCCAACTGGTTGAGCTTACCGAGTTCAACAGCGTGAACGAATCACCGGGGCTCATTCAGCGTATCCACTCCACTGTGCCCGGTTCGATGGCCCATTCGCCGATTGCGAATCTTGATGGTTCGACGAAGGCGATCGATCGACATCTGCGATTTCGTAATAGCTACGGCTCGATAATATGGATATGTATAGCATTCCCCGACTCGGTCAACTGTGGGGGGCATTTGGGGGAACATGCTACACGTGGTTGGTGGGCCATCGGTCTCAACCAGGAAGTGTACGTTCTCAAGACGCAGTCCCGATGGGTCTACTACTTCGCTGAGGCCGAGGATGGTGCTGTCTGGGCTGGAGAGGATCTTTCTGCTTGTGTGCTGAGAACCAGTCCTTTTGATAACTGCAAAGAACACTGCTTGTTCGGTGATCGAAGAGTTGGGATGAGGGGGAAGACTTTCTATTCCGACACGCTGATAGTGAATTTAGTCAGATGA
- a CDS encoding helix-turn-helix transcriptional regulator translates to MKREPVTDRLDRVLGLLASRPSWTAPELAEELGVCVRTVRRDLSRLSARGVPIESDAGRGGGIRVPPRTGLGRVQLSAQELLDLLLALALAERLESPLLLSTLKSLRQKLAASFPPEERARVGKLRRRILVGPTSRNVTATWKPPRAAVLRPLQESFFEQRALELTYRSNDVRTVRTVEPHYLLLSWPAWYLLVWDHLRGAVRMLRVDRIESASVQAATFQVRDSESMLATLGDIFAAL, encoded by the coding sequence TTGAAGCGCGAGCCCGTCACCGACCGCCTGGACCGTGTCCTGGGTCTCCTCGCCTCCCGGCCGTCCTGGACGGCCCCGGAGCTGGCGGAGGAGCTCGGCGTCTGCGTGCGCACCGTTCGACGGGATTTGTCCCGGCTTTCCGCCCGCGGGGTCCCCATCGAGTCAGACGCAGGCCGAGGCGGCGGCATTCGGGTACCGCCCCGGACGGGGCTCGGGCGCGTGCAGCTCAGCGCCCAGGAGCTGCTCGACCTCCTGCTCGCCCTGGCGCTCGCTGAGCGACTCGAGTCCCCGCTCCTGCTCTCGACACTCAAAAGCCTGCGTCAAAAGCTCGCCGCCTCGTTCCCACCGGAGGAGCGCGCACGCGTCGGCAAGCTGCGCCGTCGCATCCTCGTCGGCCCCACTTCACGGAACGTCACCGCGACCTGGAAGCCTCCCCGAGCGGCGGTGCTACGTCCCCTCCAGGAGTCCTTCTTCGAGCAGCGCGCCCTGGAGTTGACGTACCGCTCGAACGACGTGCGCACGGTGCGCACGGTGGAGCCACACTACCTGCTGCTGAGCTGGCCCGCGTGGTACCTGCTCGTCTGGGACCACCTGCGCGGAGCAGTGCGCATGCTCCGCGTCGACCGCATCGAATCCGCGAGCGTCCAGGCAGCGACGTTCCAGGTGCGGGACTCAGAGTCGATGCTCGCCACCCTCGGCGACATCTTCGCTGCGCTCTGA
- a CDS encoding VOC family protein produces the protein MNTLRGLSTFNLWADDLRAATRWYAELLGVEPYFSSEAAGRGPGYVEFRIGDYQYELGIIDRRFAPPGLSTTRGGTVVYWHVDDLAATLERLLSLGAQLLEGITERGLGFVTASVIDPFGNVLGIMFNRHYLDVLGGARGQR, from the coding sequence ATGAACACCTTGCGCGGATTGAGCACCTTCAACCTTTGGGCGGATGACCTTCGAGCGGCGACGCGCTGGTACGCGGAGCTGCTCGGCGTGGAGCCTTACTTCAGCAGCGAGGCCGCCGGACGCGGTCCCGGATATGTCGAGTTCCGCATCGGCGATTACCAGTATGAGCTGGGCATCATCGACCGGCGATTTGCTCCGCCGGGGCTCTCCACGACGCGGGGCGGTACGGTCGTCTACTGGCATGTCGACGACCTCGCCGCCACGCTCGAACGGTTGCTCTCGCTGGGGGCCCAGCTCCTCGAAGGCATCACCGAGCGTGGCCTCGGCTTCGTCACGGCGTCGGTCATCGACCCCTTCGGGAACGTACTGGGCATCATGTTCAACCGTCACTACCTGGACGTCCTGGGAGGTGCCCGTGGCCAGCGTTAG
- a CDS encoding YdeI/OmpD-associated family protein, giving the protein MASVRREVRGGAAMDAPVIAFRNAAEFEAWLQTHADAPAGVWLKLAKKGTDIPSLTDDEAVDVGLCFGWISGQRRSLDARFYLQKYVPRRPRSRWSCVNVRKVEALLRAGRMRPSGLAEVEAAKADGRWDAAYASQKNATVPEDLAVALAASPRAARVFEALGKTRRYGLILKVMTARTEKGRASQVRRVVAEQDAAAD; this is encoded by the coding sequence GTGGCCAGCGTTAGGCGGGAGGTGCGTGGGGGCGCGGCGATGGATGCGCCGGTGATTGCGTTCCGGAATGCGGCGGAGTTCGAGGCGTGGCTCCAGACGCATGCCGATGCTCCTGCTGGCGTCTGGTTGAAGCTCGCGAAGAAGGGGACGGACATCCCGTCACTCACCGATGACGAGGCGGTCGACGTCGGGCTCTGCTTTGGATGGATTTCGGGGCAACGGAGGTCGCTCGATGCGCGCTTCTATCTGCAGAAGTACGTCCCGCGCCGGCCGCGCAGCCGCTGGTCCTGTGTGAATGTGAGGAAGGTCGAGGCGCTGCTACGCGCGGGCAGGATGCGGCCCTCGGGGCTCGCCGAGGTCGAGGCCGCCAAGGCCGATGGGCGCTGGGACGCGGCCTACGCGTCCCAGAAGAACGCCACGGTGCCGGAGGACCTGGCAGTAGCGCTGGCTGCGAGCCCGCGTGCCGCGCGGGTGTTCGAGGCGCTTGGCAAGACGCGACGGTACGGACTCATCCTCAAGGTAATGACAGCGCGTACCGAGAAGGGGCGCGCGAGTCAGGTCCGCCGTGTCGTCGCAGAGCAGGACGCGGCGGCGGATTGA